The sequence CCAGCCAGTTTTCTTTTTGTGGCACCAGGTGGATCCCCTTTATGATGATGATGATCACCAAAAGCGCCACCGCCCCAATGATATACAGCATCGTGCACCTCCTTTTAAAAACTAAATTTTACAACGCCCCTGGGGGACGAGGTTTTACCTTCGTTTGCTGAGTTTTCTGGACCACCCTGAGGGTCTCTTAGGGACCCGAAAAAAGAAGCCCCTCCACTCTTTCCGCAGAGCCTGTGCATTCCTGAGCTGATTAAGGCTTGTTCTTCTCATTTTTGTTCATCCACCGGTTTAACCTTTAGCTTGATTCCACTCGTTTCCACTACTTCCACTTCTGTCCCTACCTGGAGGGGAACCTCAGCGATAACCTTCCATTTTTTGAGGCCGTTAAGGGAATCAAATAGTTCCACTTCTCCTATTTTCCCGGGGACCACCTCACTGGTAATGATTCCCCGCTGGCCGCTAATGGTAATATCCCGGGGCCCATCTTTTTTAAAGCGTTTCCTTGCGAAGGAAAACCAGAGAACCAGAGAACTAATGGCGAAAAGAAAAAATATCAAGAGCTGCCATTCTAATTGGGTGGTAAGCCCCACCCAGGTGGAAAAACTCACCACCAGAGCGGCGGCTCCAAACCAGAACAAAATAAAGCCGGGAACAATGGCTTCCAACGCCATAAGCCCTATCCCAATGGAAAGCCACAGCAGAGCAGACATTGCACCTTGCCTCCTTTTTAGTACTTTGTGTTGTTTGTATATAGCTTATAGTATAGCAAATAAAGATTGATGTGCCAGATAGTACACGGGGAGAGAGGGAAATTTTTTTTGTAACTCCAGGGTTAAAATATCCATACCGGGGGACTCACTTTCTCCGTGGCCGAGAATGATAAGCCCCCTGGGGAAGCCCATCGCCTGGGCGTCCCGAAGGTATTCGGGTATTTCCCACTCTGGACCTTCCCCGTATACCACAAGATCAATGTTTTCTTTTTCGATGAGGGGAAGCACCAGGCTTCCCCCGCCCCGATACCCTACCGCCACAAGGGCCCGGCGAATGTACCAATCGGGGGAACCCATATACCGAAGGTGAGAAACACCCAGCTTTGTTTGAATATGGAAAAGAATATCCCCTAGCGGTTGCTGGAGGTCCACCACAGAATAGGCCGCTTCCTGAATGATTTCTTTCTGTTCCCACGCAAGGGCCCGGAGCACCCCGGCGGTAATCCGATCGGGAAGGGCCCGGTGAATCCCATCGTGGTAGCGATACACCACCATCTGGTTTTCTTTGAGGAACCTCTGCTTCTGCAGGTACACCGGGTCTCGTGTTCCCTGGGGGAGCTTCTCTGGGACCTGGTCCCGGTGACTATACCAGATTCCTTCATGGGTGATAATTAAATTGCACTTTCTGCGAAGCGCTTCCTGGCAGTGGTCCCAGCTTGCAAGAAAGGTAACCGCCACGCCGGTGATGCGGGTCTCGGAGTTCCCTTCTACAAAACCGTCCACCGTATCCGGGGGCAGCAGTTCGATACCTG comes from Treponema sp. J25 and encodes:
- a CDS encoding NfeD family protein, which codes for MSALLWLSIGIGLMALEAIVPGFILFWFGAAALVVSFSTWVGLTTQLEWQLLIFFLFAISSLVLWFSFARKRFKKDGPRDITISGQRGIITSEVVPGKIGEVELFDSLNGLKKWKVIAEVPLQVGTEVEVVETSGIKLKVKPVDEQK
- a CDS encoding Nif3-like dinuclear metal center hexameric protein codes for the protein MTYRAIDIIQELPGIELLPPDTVDGFVEGNSETRITGVAVTFLASWDHCQEALRRKCNLIITHEGIWYSHRDQVPEKLPQGTRDPVYLQKQRFLKENQMVVYRYHDGIHRALPDRITAGVLRALAWEQKEIIQEAAYSVVDLQQPLGDILFHIQTKLGVSHLRYMGSPDWYIRRALVAVGYRGGGSLVLPLIEKENIDLVVYGEGPEWEIPEYLRDAQAMGFPRGLIILGHGESESPGMDILTLELQKKFPSLPVYYLAHQSLFAIL